One genomic segment of Pseudonocardia sp. T1-2H includes these proteins:
- a CDS encoding NADH:ubiquinone reductase (Na(+)-transporting) subunit F: protein MGEKHSVRFEPVGIEIEVDEDQTILRAAAEQGVQLMHGCKEGQCAACKSFVLEGEDIELDSYSTFALPDYEKEEGSTLLCRAHAYEDLVIELLNYDEEIIRSGLPLRKGVAEVVLNEPVTPDMRHLVLKLVEPDEIKFFPGQYLDLTIPGTTESRSFSMANTPDREGRLFEFVIKIYPDGQFSQYLATTAEVGDRLDVEGPFGTFTLRESRTSDLVFVGGGAGLAPMLGLLRSMAERGIDRRTTFYYGVRTRPDLCFEDEMHAFEDRLPGFRYVPALSEADGDEDWDGETGFVTDVLKRGEQDLKGREAYVCGPPPMVDAAIPLLQDLGVPTEHIFYDRFTTTGDPEGAD from the coding sequence ATGGGCGAAAAGCACAGTGTGCGGTTCGAACCCGTCGGCATCGAGATCGAGGTCGACGAGGACCAGACCATCCTCCGTGCGGCCGCCGAGCAGGGCGTGCAGCTCATGCACGGCTGCAAGGAGGGCCAGTGCGCCGCCTGCAAGTCCTTCGTCCTCGAGGGTGAGGACATCGAGCTCGACAGCTACTCGACCTTCGCCCTCCCGGACTACGAGAAGGAGGAGGGCTCGACGCTGCTGTGCCGGGCCCACGCCTACGAGGACCTGGTCATCGAGCTCCTCAACTACGACGAGGAGATCATCCGTTCCGGCCTGCCGCTGCGGAAGGGCGTCGCCGAGGTCGTCCTCAACGAGCCGGTCACCCCCGACATGCGCCACCTCGTGCTGAAGCTGGTCGAGCCGGACGAGATCAAGTTCTTCCCGGGCCAGTACCTGGACCTCACGATCCCGGGGACGACGGAGAGCCGCTCGTTCTCGATGGCGAACACCCCGGACCGGGAGGGCCGGCTCTTCGAGTTCGTGATCAAGATCTACCCCGACGGACAGTTCTCGCAGTACCTGGCGACCACGGCCGAGGTGGGCGACCGGTTGGACGTCGAAGGTCCGTTCGGGACCTTCACGCTGCGCGAGAGCCGGACCTCCGACCTCGTGTTCGTCGGCGGTGGGGCCGGTCTGGCCCCGATGCTGGGCCTGCTCCGGTCGATGGCGGAGCGGGGCATCGACCGGAGGACGACCTTCTACTACGGCGTCCGGACCAGGCCGGACCTGTGCTTCGAGGACGAGATGCACGCCTTCGAGGACCGGCTGCCCGGCTTCCGCTACGTGCCGGCCCTGTCCGAGGCGGACGGGGACGAGGACTGGGACGGGGAGACCGGCTTCGTCACCGACGTGCTGAAGCGCGGCGAGCAGGACCTCAAGGGACGTGAGGCCTACGTCTGCGGGCCGCCCCCGATGGTCGACGCCGCGATCCCGCTCCTGCAGGACCTCGGGGTCCCCACCGAACACATCTTCTACGACAGATTCACGACCACCGGCGACCCGGAAGGAGCGGACTGA